The nucleotide sequence TTCCAGTCGGCTCCCTTTACCCAGCTCCACCATTGACTGTAATCAGAAAGATCCACCGGCCCCGCAGCAGGCTTAAACACCAGCGATGCTGCAATGAGCATACTATCCGGAGGCCGCGGCGTTCCCGGAGGAAGCGTTTTTTCGATCTCTTCCCAATCCGGTTTTCGCTCGGCGGTTGTAATATAACCGGTAGCTTCCACAAATTTCCGGAACTGGGCGTTGGTTACTTCAGTAACATCCATGTAAAATGGTGCTACCTGTACCTTATGCTTCGGATATTCATCTTCTGAAGCCTGGTTGTTATCACCTCCCATATCAAAAACGCCTCCCGGTATCAATACCATTCCGGTTACAGAGGTATCTCCGCCAAAAGAAACATCCGAGGAGTCCTGTACACCGAACCGGGCAGGCACTTTCATACAGGAATGGGCCGTGTCCCTTTCTGCATCCTTGTTTTCGCTGTTGTTGCTCTTGCAGGAAAATACTGCTGCTGTAATAAATGTACCCGTTACGATATATCTTGATAAAATCATCTTTTTCATATCCTTCTTTTTCCCGGCCATTTACTGTGCGTTCCGCCTGTGGCCATTCTCTTTCATCATCTTCCGGTATCTTATAGCGTTCCTCTTCATCGCTGCCCGTCACCGGAACCCCGGTGGCACGAAAGATACTTTTATTATTTTACAATAGCATAAGGGAGGGAAGTAATTTTTACCTCCGCTATGCAGGCAACTCCTCCTGTACACCGGCGGCTTCGCTCCTGAATAAGCTGGTGCCCCACCTGTTGTCAATCCTCCAACGCCGAATGGATCTTTTTAAGCGTTGCCACGGGGATCTTGATCACCTTCCGGTCATAGGTCATCAGTCCGTTTACCTCGCCTTCCACGTCGGTTGTTTGTGTATACACGGCTGCTGACAGTCCTTTGTTCTTTTTCATATCCACTATCTGGTCGAATTTATGCTGATAATTTTTCAGCAGTTCTTCTGCTGACTGATAGGTTTGGTAACCCCAGTTGCGCATATCTGGGTTCCATAAATGCCCCTGTACGGGATACCCGATCCCTCCGAACTCCCCGATCACACTGGCCCGCTCAACGGGTGGCGGTGGCAGGTCCAGAGTCGTCTGGTAAGTGTGTATATCGTGCAGATCGCCCGCCGGACGCAGGGCCCAGCCGCTCACCGCATTTACCAGCCGGGAGGGATCCAGTGCCTTAATGGTATTTGCCAACCGGATCGTGGCGTATTGTCCCCAGCCTTCGTTGAGGGGCACCCAGGTTACGATGCTTGCTGCGTTATAATGCTGATCGATCATACGTCTCAGCTCCCATTCAAACTGTGCAGCACTTTCCGCATCCCGGTATAGATCCGGACCGTTTTTGGGAACATGCTGCAGATGAAACGGCTTGCGGTCCTGCACTGCGGCTTCCACAGCCATACCCGAAGGCATGTCCTGCCACACCAGCATACCGGCCTTATCGCAATGGTAATACCACAGATCCGGTTCCACTTTTATGTGTTTGCGGATCATATTAAAACCCATTTCCTTGGTCTTTATGATATCAAATACCATGGCTTCCTCTGAAGGCGGTGTATGAAGCCCGTCGGGCCACCAGCCCTGATCCAGTGTTCCGTACTGGAAGATGGATTTATTATTCAGGAAGGTATATTTTAAGCCATTCACTGTTCCGATGCTTATTTTCCGCATGCCGAAATAGCTGTCGATTTCATCCAGCGCGGCGCCATTCTTATCCAGCAGCGTTACGTGCAGGTCGTAAAGAAAAGGATCGTCGGGAGACCAGAGCCGGGCATTTTCTATTGCGATCTCGGTTTCCCTGTTTAGCACCGCTGTTGCCGTTGCTATTTTATGGCCGCCATTCTGTATACTGATGGTTGCTTTATAAGCGGGTCGCAGCGGCCGGTTGGATACGGGTATGATCTTAACGGTTCCCTTGTCGATATCCGGAACGATCCGCAGTTCACTGACCCAGGCTTCCATGGGAACTGCCTCCAGCCATACGGTTTGCCAGATCCCGCTTACAGGCGTATACCAGATCCCCTGCTGTTGCAGCTGTTGTTTTCCTCTTGCCTGTGTTCCGGAGCTGGAAGGATCATCCACTGCCACCACCACTTCCTGCCTGCCGGGTTTCAGGTACGCTGTGATATCAAAAGAAAAGCGGTCGTAAGCACCTTTGTGCGATCCGACAAGTACACCGTTGACCCAGACCGCCGCTTCCCAGTCTACCGCATCAAAGTTCAGCAGGATATTTTTCCCGTTCCAGTTGGCAGGTAATGTGAATTGCTTCCGGTAATAAAGACGGTTGTCCGGAAGAAAATTTTTCTTTACCCCGGACAGTGCCGACTCCACGCAGAAAGGCACCAGTATCTTTCCCTGGTAGGCAGCCGGTACCGGTTTATTTTTAGCGGTAAGGGTGTAATCCCATAGCCCATTCAGGTTCATCCATTCTTTCCGTTTCAGCTGCGGGCGCGGATATTGCTGCCACACATTCCGGGGAGTCACTTTCTTTGCCCATTCGGTCACCAGTGAATGAGGCTGCATCTTCCACTGCTGTGCTTTTGCTGTAAAAACAGTGGCAAATAAAAAATACCCGATAATAAAACAACATCTCCGCATAGCTGATAAATAAGTATAAATTTTAAAGGAATGGTATTTTATGAGGAGGCCCCTTTTCCTGAAGCGGGTTCGGGCGTCCATACTATCTGTTGCCTGCCTGTGCTCCGTGCCATATTCACCTGCCGGTCAGCAGCAAACGGCGGTACAGGCATACTGTTGCACAGGATATAATACCTTTTATAAATTCTTCTTTCTTTTAATGGGTTTATCCATTGCTGCACCGGTATCGCCCTGCTCTTTCATCCACTTCAGCAATTCCGATTGATAACTGCGGATCTGTTCCCCGTACTGCGCCTGTCCGGCAAGATTGTTCAACTCATAGGGATCGGCTTTAAGGTCATAGAACTCCAGGGCCGGACGGTGCGCGATGCGTTCCACCAGTTTTTGATCTGCCGCGCTGTGTGCAGCTTTGGCCACCCAGGTGGTCCATGCAAGCTCTTCCCGTTTGGTATTCATCATGTATTTGATGTAATAGGCAGAATCGGGCCGCAGGTTCATGATCAGCTTGTACTGATGATCCCGGATACTCCGGATGGGATAGGCCGGTCCTTCGGGTATGTTGTTATGAATGCCATAAGCAACGCTGCGGTGCTCCGCGGTCTTAGCTTCCAGTACCTGTTTAAAGCTTCTGCCATCCAGGCTTTTAACGGGGCTGCCGCCTGCGATATCAATCAGTGTGGGTGTTATATCTTCATACTGCACGATAGCATCTGTTTCTGAAGCAGGCTTTACCACACCGGGCCATCGTACGATCATCGAGCTTTTCTGTCCATTGTCAAAGAGGTTCCATTTTCCACCGGGAAACTGTGGTCCCTGTTCTCCCAGAAAAATGACTATGGTATTTTTATCTTCACCCGTCTCTTTCAGCAGGTTCAGCACATCGCCTACCTCATCGTCCAGTCGCCGCACTTCCGCCAGGTATTTGCAGAACTGTTTCCGGGTTAGATCTGTATCCACCCAATGCGCCGGCAGCTTCAGTTGTTTGGGATCAAACGCATCCGGATCCCCTACCGTCCAGGGTGCATGCGGGTTGATGCTCATTACAAACAGGCAATAAGGTTGCTGCTGCCGGATGTATTGCTTTATACTGTCGAGAAAATATGCATTTGTCGGTGATACGCAATTGGGTTCAAACCCGGGAATGATATCAAACGGAAAAACAGTGACGGGTTTTGTAACATGGTTCTTACCGGTAAGTCCCACGCGGTAGCCGGCCGACTTCAGATAGTGACACACACTTTTCAGGTCGTTATACACTGGCTTATGGTTCTGGTAAGCGCCATGATGTGCCGGGTATAAGCCCGTGAAGAGGGACGCCCTTGTAGGCACGCACATGGCCTCAGAAGCGATAATGGCATTGAACTTCAATCCTTCTTCCGCCAGCCGGTCGATGTTCTTTGTTTTCAGGTTCACACCTCCGTAACAACTCAGTTGCCGGGAGTCGAGATCATCGGCCATGATGATAATGATATTGGGTTTCCGGTCTTTTTCACCCGGGGGAACTGCCGCGTGAACAGTAACCGTACTGAAAAACATTGCAGTCAGTGGCAATGCCTGTAAAACGTTCTTTAGAGATAACAACATAATCGTTTGTATGCTTTTAATAAATGACGGTCGCTTCCGGCCGCGGATAGTGATCCAATCCGGCAGCCGGGCTATTTCGGCTATCGCTTCGGAAGCACATGATGCTGCGCTGCCCATTCATCCCACATACCGGAAAGGTCTTTTACCTTATCCGGGTACTGCGCTGCCAGGTCGTTGATCTCCGCCGCATCACTGATCATATTATACAGGCTCCATTTCCGGGTACCTTTCGGCATTACCAGTTTCCATTCATTCTGGCGCACATATCTGCTGCCTTCGTGTTCGTTAAACAACAGATCATGCCCCCGGTTTTTGCCGCCTTTCAGTGCTGCTGCAAAGCTTACACCGGCAAGCGGCAGCACCTGGTTGCCATTATATGTTTCTGGATAGGACGCACCCGCCAGCTCTATAAACGTAGCCATAAAATCCATTACATGCCCCACCATATCCACCTTGCCGCCCTTATTCTTTATTCCTTTTGGCCAGTACACGATGGTGGGGGTACGGATGCCGCCTTCTGTCGACTGTGACTTCCACAACCGGTAAGGTGTGTTGGCTACATTCGCCCAATCGGGCCCGATGGAGAAGAAGGTGGTTTGCGGACCCGGCAGCACGCTTTTATCCGTATTGTAGGCCACTTTTTGTCCGTTGCGGGTTGCACCGGGCCGGTCAAAACCCGGGCCATACCGCTCGCACAGCTCGGCGCTGGCACCATTGTCACTCAAAAAAACAATAATGGTATTGTCCAGTGTCCCGGTTTCCTTTAGGGTGGCAATGATCCTGCCGATGCCCTGATCCATACGGTCTACCATTGCCGCATGCACCGCCATTGCCCGTGCATCCCACTCCTTGTTGGGATTGGCCTCCCAGCTTGTCTCCGCCGGATGTCTCGGAGACAGTTTTGTTACATTGGGATCGATCAGCCCCAGCTCCACCATACGTTTGTAACGCTGTTCCCGTATAGCTTCCCAGCCCTTTGTATACCTATCTTTATATTTTTCGATGTCCTCCGGCAACGCCTGAAGCGGCCAGTGCGGTGCATTCTGCGCCACATATAAAAAGAAGGGCTGGTCGCCCCTGCTGAACTCCCGTATATATCCCGAGGCTTTTTCATTGATCGCATCTGTATGATAATATCCTTTGGGAATATTGGTAACCGGCTTGGTGCCTTCAACCAGACTGAAAGGATCAAAATAATCCACAACCCCCCAGATCGTTCCGTAAAATTTCTCAAACCCGCGGCTGGTAGGATACTGGTCGATTGGGGAAAACAGCGGATGCTGCTCCTGGTGGCTCAGCCATTTCAGCTGTGCGGCTTCCGTTGACTGGCTAACAGTGTTCGATACATGCCATTTGCCGGACATCGCAGTCCTGTAGCCGGCCTGTTTCAGCACTTCTGCTATGGTAACCGTATTTTTACCGAGATGGCCTTTGTAGGCCTGATCATCTTTGTGGGCCGTCATGGCACCGATACCGGCATCATGATTGTAAAGACCGGTAAGCAACGAAGCGCGGGTAGGACAACACCTGGAGATATTATAGAATTGTGTGAACTGCAATCCATTCTTTGCAAGGCCGTCCAGGTTGGGGGTATGGATCTCCCCTCCAAAACACCCCAGATCCGAATACCCGAGATCATCCGCCAGGATCAATATAATATTAGGGCGTTTGTCTTTTTTGGGCTGAGGGCCGGGGCCTGCAAAAGCGGATTGTGCGGCCGTTAAAAAAAATAATAAAAAATATTTATTCATAATTGGCGGTTATCGGTCTGTCAAAAATAATCCGATACAAAATCTGCTGCTGATCATATTCTGTATAGTTTGTCTCAGAGCTCCCGGGTGTTGCGGCAAACCCGGTTATCCGCAGCATTAATCCCCTTCTGCTGCATGACGGGGCTGCCGGCTCAGCGCCTCCATTTCCGTTTGAATGCCTTTATCCCCCTGTTGTTTCATAAATCCATCCAGCTTTGAACGCAGTCCCGTTTTAATATCCGCGTACCGGCTGTCTGCGGCCAGGTTCTTCAATTGCCAGGGATCGCTCACGACATCATACAGTTCTTCTTCCGGCCGCTGCACATACTGCCGGGCCCTTGCCGGGTCGGTATGCAGCCATTGCTGAAACAGCGGCGAATGCGTCACCACATTGGAAAAACGATTGCCTGAATTCAGGTTCCATATGTACAGGTATTTCTCCGTTCTTACCGACCGGTTGGCATAGGCAGCGCTTCCTTTGATGATACCGCGGGTAGTATTCACGCCAAACACATAATCGCGCATATGGGTGCGTTCACCCGTAAGCACGGCTTTAAAGGATGTACCATCAAAACCGGTATCCCCGTTCGCATCGGTGGAGCCGGTATGAATGGCAGCCGGATCGCCTCCTGCAATATCGATCAGCGTGGGCAGTATATCGGTATACTGTACCATCGCGGGGTTCCGGGTTCCCTGCTTTATCCTTCCCGGCCATCGGACAATAAATCCCGAGTGCAGTCCCTGGTCGTATAAGGTCCATTTCGAAAACGGAAAAGAATTTCCCTGCTCTGTTGCAAACAGGACAAGCGTATTGTCTTTTTTTCCGGAGCGTTCAATAATGTCCAGGCAGGTCCCTACCAGACTGTCCAGGTAAGTGATCTCGGCAAAATAATCGGCCATCTTCTCCCGCGTCAGTTTGGTGTCGATCATATTGGGACCCAGCTGCAACTGCGCCGGGTTATAAGCGCTCCGGTTGCCGCGGTTCCAGGGACTGTGCGGCTGATTGCTGGTGAACATCAGGAGAAACGGCTGATCGCCGGACGCTGCGATGTATTCTGCGGCCTTTGACAGATCCACTTCCTGTCCTTTTCCGTCATCATGATCCCGGCCTCCCAGGAAATCGAACGGAAAAGCCGCTTCAGGTCCAAAATGTTTTTTGCCGATCAGCGCCGTGCGGTATCCCAGCTCCTGCAGGTACACCGGCAGGGTTTTAATGCCCTTATAAATCTCGCTGTGATTGGGATAAGCGCCGTTGCGCACCGGTCCGAGCCCGGTAAGCAGGTTCTGCCGCGTCGGTGCACAAACAGGCACCACGTTATACATATTATCCAGGCAGAGTCCTTCTTCCGCCAGCCGTGCTATATGTGGTGTACGTACCTGCTTGCTGCCATAAGGACTGATATCCTTCATGGCCAGGTCATCCGCCATAATAAAGACAATATTGGGTTTTACCTTCCCGTCCTGGGCTGTTGTGGCTGTGGCTGCCAGCATCAGTAACAGCCAAATCATCGTGCGTATCTGCATCTTGTTTGTTTTTATTCTGATCCGCTGTCCGGAGGAAACTGCTGTACCTCGTCAGGCCCTGGTGCAACATAATCCGCATCCTTTGCCCTGATCCGGATATCTCCACTCTTCAGCACCGTTACCTCCAGCGGAACCAAAGTGATCCCCTGCCTGTTGATCGTATAAGCATTATCGGCCAGGTTGCGTGTCTGTATGCCATCGCGGTCAAGCGGGGGCACATTGCTGTTATAGAAGGCCGTACACCACCACCGGCCCTCTCTGTCCCTGAAGGGGGTTCCGTGTCCGAGGAAACGCCCTGCAAATTTACGAGGTCCGTAAGGCCCTTTCACGGAGCCCGCCACTGCGTAATAAAGATTATAGGAGCCCCTCCGGCCTTTGTTGGTCGACCATCCGGTACCAAACAATACATATTTGTTCCCGATCTTCAGCACCGTACATCCTTCATGTCCGATGCCCGGCTGACGGGTACCATCCGGCATCTCGCGCAGTGTGGAAGGTTGTATGGCCTGTGGTGGTCCTTTAAACCTGGTCAGGTCCGGAGTGAGCTCCGCGATCTGTGTATTACCCCAGATCAGGTATACCTTACCGTCCGTATCCTGGAATAAAGAAGGGTCGTGCAATTTTGCCGACAGATCGCCCAACGGAAAATCATAAGGCCCGGTGAGCTGGCTGCTTTTCGTAACTGCCAGATTGGACCCGCCTTTAACAGGTCCGGGTGTGGTATGGAGCAGTATCCATTTGCCGTTTACAACATGCAGCTCCGGCGCCCACAAATGCCATTTGGAGGATGGTGTATGCTGAAACGCCTGTGGCCGCTTCTTTGACCAGTATCCATCGGTAAGCCGGAAAGGCTCCCCTGCATATTCCCATGCTGCGAGGTCTTTGCTTTTCCAGACCCGAACGGACCATCCTACCTGGCTGGAATCGCCGAGTCCTACATTGTATTTTGTACCTTCATTCAGCTTCGACGCGGGCAGTTGTGTGGTTCCTGTAAGATAGTAGTAATCATCTGGGCCGAGTACAATATAAGGATCCCGGATCCAGATATCATCCTTTACCAGCACTGCCTTGTCGTGTGATTTTAATGCTGCCCGTATTGCATCTGCCTGTGCCTGCGTCTTTGCTGTGCAGGCCAGCAGCCATCCCAGTATCAGCAGACCCGTCGTTCTCAGATTCATATATTTCCTTACGTTTTTATTTTCGTACTGCTCCCGTTATGGCGGTTACCACATACGGTATCACGGTGTTCCCGACAAATCATTCATCGTGAACCGGAGATCGCTGATGGTTCCGCGGAATGGTTGCAGTTTGCCTGTCAGCGTTTCTCCCTGTATCTTACCGCAGGTCACATATCCGCCGTTGATCTTTGTAAGGTCCTTATCCAGCTTTGTGCTCAGTACCACCTGGTGATCGAATTGTACCTGAAGCGTTCCCTGTGCATCCAGCCGCACCAGCAGTTCGCCCTCGGCAGCCGGCAGAACAATGCTTTCCGATACCCGCCCATCCGGAAGCTGGATACCGATCCGCTGCCCGGATGCATATAACCGGAAATTATTAAAGTAGCTGCACACAACACCTCCTTCCCGGATCCCTTTTAAATAGCCGGTAATGTACAATACATCCGGGTTCCAGATCTTTTTATTAAAGGAAAGATCCGCCGCGCTTTTATTCTGTGCGATCGTATAGCTGTTATTGCTGAACTGCGGCAATGGCCCCTCCAGTATCATTTTTTCAGATTCGCCCTGGCGCTCCAGCTCCTTGTCAAGCAATGATTGCAGGGCTTCAAGTCTGCCGCGGAAATCGGGCACACCGGCCAGGTTCTTAAATTCGGTACGGTCGCTGTTCAGGTCAAACAGTTCTTCCGGAGGGCGGTAACTATAGCGGTTGAGCAGGAATTTTGTTGTTGTATCCGTGGCTGCCTGCGCCACCCAGGAATCGAAATAAAATTCATTGCGTTCCACTTTATCGATATGCGTGATAAAGCGCACACCGGGATGATAATTTTTTATATAATGCCATCCTTCTGCGGTGATCACGGATCGGGCGGGTGTATAATTATACCAGTAATGCGGCTCTACGGAAGTTTCGGCAAATATGTAGCGGTGATGGGTTTGCTTTTTTCCCAGCAGCACTTCCTTAAACGAGATTCCGTCGAGGCCTTTGATCTCCGGGCCTCCGGACAGGTCAACCAGCGTTGGCGTCAGATCCGCCAGCGATACCAGTGCATCCGAGACAGCGCCGGGCCGTGTCTTCCCCGGCCAGCGAACAATTAACGGAACCCTTAGCCCCTGGTCGTACACCGTCCATTTGGCAGCCGGGAACTGGGCTCCCTGATCAGAAAGGAACAGCACAGCAGTGTTATTTTTTTCACCGGATTTATCGAGTGCCTGTAATACGGTGCCCAGCATTTTATCGGCTTCACCAATACTCTGGTAATAGGAAGCGAGCGCGTGACGGGTCTCCCGGGTATCAGCCAGGTATTCCGGCAGCTTCAGCTGCTGCAGATCAAAGTCGCGGTTGGGGAACCAGGGTACATGCGGCACCCAGGGCGCTACGATCAGACAGAGTGGCTGACCGGCATGTGTTTTAAAATGGTCCTCGATCAGATGCACCGTTTCCTGTTTCCGGTCGAGCCGGTTCTCAATCGGCTCATACCGGCCGAACTCCTGACCGATCCGCTCAAAGGGAAAATTCTGCTGCGGAAAAACATCGATCTTGCCGGCAATAACAACGCGGTAGCCCTGCTGCTGCAAAAACTGCGGCAGGTTGCGCGTACCGGCACGCACCGTAAAATGATTCATCTGCGATCCGTTGCGGAACGGGTAAAGTCCCGTGAACATGACGCTTCTCGACGGGGAACACATGGGCGAGGCCGCGTACGCCTTTGTAAACCGCATGCCCTCCGCTGCCAGCCGGTCTATATTCGGGGTCTTTACATCCCTGTTGCCATAACATCCCATATCCTGCTGGTTCAGGTCGTCAGAAATAAAAAGGATCATGTTCGGCCGGTCCTGGCCCATCGTTGTTAAGGTGTACAGCACCTGCAGTACCAACAGGCCAATGGTCCGTTTTAAGCACCGGCCGCGCCGCAATGTGATCGCTGCAATAGTATTGTTCGTTATCATTGTCCGAATTTACCCATCAATCCCCAAACTGCAAATCCTGTACCGCGTATTCTGTCATTCACACGTTGTAAAAAAATAAAAGTTTTCAGCATCCTTTGTAATGGTTGACCGGCCTGTTGTTTTAACGGCTTCTCTGACAGCATGAATCGTTACAGGAGGACCCCTGACCAGTACAAAGTAATTAACGATCGCCGCACCAATCTGATCAAAATCTGGTCAATACATCTCAAATGCGGCAGCAGCCGCTTTGCCACTGTTCAAAAAAGTGTTTTTGAAAATTCTTCCCTGCTTTTAATCTATCTTTGAAACAGGCTGATGAACGGGCCCTTCCGGCCGCTTTCACGGAACAGCAACGATAGCCGGCGTGCCGGTACTTCTGCAAACAGCTGTATCCGGAACAGTAATTAAAACATTCTGAGACCTGACATTGAACCGTATTAAAGATATCCTTCTCACGGGCTTGCTGATGCTTTGTGCCATCACGGCAACCGCTGATTTTTACTATTTCAAACATTATCAGGTCGATGAAGGATTGCTGCACAATAATGTGAATTGCATCTCCCAGGACCGGATGGGATTTATATGGCTGGGGACACGCGGCGGGTTGAACCGGTTTGACGGATATACGTTTAAAAGCTATGTCATCGACCGCAGCAAAACAGGAACCAATTATATCCGCAGCATACGCGAAGATAAAAACGGTATTCTCTGGATCGGAACCGCCTCCGGTATCTATAAATTCACTCCGGATGTCGAAACTTTTGAGCAGGTGGTGGCCTTTCCGGCAGCCAATATCCGGGATATAAGAATTGACAGCCGCAATCATCTCTGGGTCATTGCCAGGGGTACCCTCTATGAATATATACCCCGTACTGCAAAGCTGGTTGACTATAAGCTTGCCGCTACCGCCATCGACATCGATGAAACGGACCGTGTCTGGGTCGTTACACCTTTGAATGAAGTAAAAAAAATAACCCTTTCGGACAATACCATTACGGATCTTGCATTGCCCGGCAGTCAGCAGCCGGAACACAGGAGCATCACCCAGATCAGGTATTTCAACAACAGTTTAC is from Niabella beijingensis and encodes:
- a CDS encoding arylsulfatase, which gives rise to MNKYFLLFFLTAAQSAFAGPGPQPKKDKRPNIILILADDLGYSDLGCFGGEIHTPNLDGLAKNGLQFTQFYNISRCCPTRASLLTGLYNHDAGIGAMTAHKDDQAYKGHLGKNTVTIAEVLKQAGYRTAMSGKWHVSNTVSQSTEAAQLKWLSHQEQHPLFSPIDQYPTSRGFEKFYGTIWGVVDYFDPFSLVEGTKPVTNIPKGYYHTDAINEKASGYIREFSRGDQPFFLYVAQNAPHWPLQALPEDIEKYKDRYTKGWEAIREQRYKRMVELGLIDPNVTKLSPRHPAETSWEANPNKEWDARAMAVHAAMVDRMDQGIGRIIATLKETGTLDNTIIVFLSDNGASAELCERYGPGFDRPGATRNGQKVAYNTDKSVLPGPQTTFFSIGPDWANVANTPYRLWKSQSTEGGIRTPTIVYWPKGIKNKGGKVDMVGHVMDFMATFIELAGASYPETYNGNQVLPLAGVSFAAALKGGKNRGHDLLFNEHEGSRYVRQNEWKLVMPKGTRKWSLYNMISDAAEINDLAAQYPDKVKDLSGMWDEWAAQHHVLPKR
- a CDS encoding sulfatase produces the protein MLLSLKNVLQALPLTAMFFSTVTVHAAVPPGEKDRKPNIIIIMADDLDSRQLSCYGGVNLKTKNIDRLAEEGLKFNAIIASEAMCVPTRASLFTGLYPAHHGAYQNHKPVYNDLKSVCHYLKSAGYRVGLTGKNHVTKPVTVFPFDIIPGFEPNCVSPTNAYFLDSIKQYIRQQQPYCLFVMSINPHAPWTVGDPDAFDPKQLKLPAHWVDTDLTRKQFCKYLAEVRRLDDEVGDVLNLLKETGEDKNTIVIFLGEQGPQFPGGKWNLFDNGQKSSMIVRWPGVVKPASETDAIVQYEDITPTLIDIAGGSPVKSLDGRSFKQVLEAKTAEHRSVAYGIHNNIPEGPAYPIRSIRDHQYKLIMNLRPDSAYYIKYMMNTKREELAWTTWVAKAAHSAADQKLVERIAHRPALEFYDLKADPYELNNLAGQAQYGEQIRSYQSELLKWMKEQGDTGAAMDKPIKRKKNL
- a CDS encoding sulfatase; translated protein: MITNNTIAAITLRRGRCLKRTIGLLVLQVLYTLTTMGQDRPNMILFISDDLNQQDMGCYGNRDVKTPNIDRLAAEGMRFTKAYAASPMCSPSRSVMFTGLYPFRNGSQMNHFTVRAGTRNLPQFLQQQGYRVVIAGKIDVFPQQNFPFERIGQEFGRYEPIENRLDRKQETVHLIEDHFKTHAGQPLCLIVAPWVPHVPWFPNRDFDLQQLKLPEYLADTRETRHALASYYQSIGEADKMLGTVLQALDKSGEKNNTAVLFLSDQGAQFPAAKWTVYDQGLRVPLIVRWPGKTRPGAVSDALVSLADLTPTLVDLSGGPEIKGLDGISFKEVLLGKKQTHHRYIFAETSVEPHYWYNYTPARSVITAEGWHYIKNYHPGVRFITHIDKVERNEFYFDSWVAQAATDTTTKFLLNRYSYRPPEELFDLNSDRTEFKNLAGVPDFRGRLEALQSLLDKELERQGESEKMILEGPLPQFSNNSYTIAQNKSAADLSFNKKIWNPDVLYITGYLKGIREGGVVCSYFNNFRLYASGQRIGIQLPDGRVSESIVLPAAEGELLVRLDAQGTLQVQFDHQVVLSTKLDKDLTKINGGYVTCGKIQGETLTGKLQPFRGTISDLRFTMNDLSGTP
- a CDS encoding glycoside hydrolase family 2 protein — protein: MRRCCFIIGYFLFATVFTAKAQQWKMQPHSLVTEWAKKVTPRNVWQQYPRPQLKRKEWMNLNGLWDYTLTAKNKPVPAAYQGKILVPFCVESALSGVKKNFLPDNRLYYRKQFTLPANWNGKNILLNFDAVDWEAAVWVNGVLVGSHKGAYDRFSFDITAYLKPGRQEVVVAVDDPSSSGTQARGKQQLQQQGIWYTPVSGIWQTVWLEAVPMEAWVSELRIVPDIDKGTVKIIPVSNRPLRPAYKATISIQNGGHKIATATAVLNRETEIAIENARLWSPDDPFLYDLHVTLLDKNGAALDEIDSYFGMRKISIGTVNGLKYTFLNNKSIFQYGTLDQGWWPDGLHTPPSEEAMVFDIIKTKEMGFNMIRKHIKVEPDLWYYHCDKAGMLVWQDMPSGMAVEAAVQDRKPFHLQHVPKNGPDLYRDAESAAQFEWELRRMIDQHYNAASIVTWVPLNEGWGQYATIRLANTIKALDPSRLVNAVSGWALRPAGDLHDIHTYQTTLDLPPPPVERASVIGEFGGIGYPVQGHLWNPDMRNWGYQTYQSAEELLKNYQHKFDQIVDMKKNKGLSAAVYTQTTDVEGEVNGLMTYDRKVIKIPVATLKKIHSALED
- a CDS encoding family 43 glycosylhydrolase; protein product: MNLRTTGLLILGWLLACTAKTQAQADAIRAALKSHDKAVLVKDDIWIRDPYIVLGPDDYYYLTGTTQLPASKLNEGTKYNVGLGDSSQVGWSVRVWKSKDLAAWEYAGEPFRLTDGYWSKKRPQAFQHTPSSKWHLWAPELHVVNGKWILLHTTPGPVKGGSNLAVTKSSQLTGPYDFPLGDLSAKLHDPSLFQDTDGKVYLIWGNTQIAELTPDLTRFKGPPQAIQPSTLREMPDGTRQPGIGHEGCTVLKIGNKYVLFGTGWSTNKGRRGSYNLYYAVAGSVKGPYGPRKFAGRFLGHGTPFRDREGRWWCTAFYNSNVPPLDRDGIQTRNLADNAYTINRQGITLVPLEVTVLKSGDIRIRAKDADYVAPGPDEVQQFPPDSGSE
- a CDS encoding sulfatase, yielding MQIRTMIWLLLMLAATATTAQDGKVKPNIVFIMADDLAMKDISPYGSKQVRTPHIARLAEEGLCLDNMYNVVPVCAPTRQNLLTGLGPVRNGAYPNHSEIYKGIKTLPVYLQELGYRTALIGKKHFGPEAAFPFDFLGGRDHDDGKGQEVDLSKAAEYIAASGDQPFLLMFTSNQPHSPWNRGNRSAYNPAQLQLGPNMIDTKLTREKMADYFAEITYLDSLVGTCLDIIERSGKKDNTLVLFATEQGNSFPFSKWTLYDQGLHSGFIVRWPGRIKQGTRNPAMVQYTDILPTLIDIAGGDPAAIHTGSTDANGDTGFDGTSFKAVLTGERTHMRDYVFGVNTTRGIIKGSAAYANRSVRTEKYLYIWNLNSGNRFSNVVTHSPLFQQWLHTDPARARQYVQRPEEELYDVVSDPWQLKNLAADSRYADIKTGLRSKLDGFMKQQGDKGIQTEMEALSRQPRHAAEGD